The following are encoded together in the Cerasicoccus sp. TK19100 genome:
- a CDS encoding DUF6933 domain-containing protein, whose amino-acid sequence MIYRLTHKLAKKIYEKPESTLEPNPNHFCDWAADYFTSNRTGYILLTHTKSMLSAAFYGKGVNDDDAFIKQANEAIRDCLYENGFEFVFESLMVPNLSPVHFSKVGNRQLSGIMVDLVRNAKWNLSREDLTPFDLAAKLNEIPQCTQKNAFPIKAFAALQANPDN is encoded by the coding sequence ATGATCTATCGACTCACTCATAAACTGGCGAAGAAAATTTATGAAAAGCCAGAGAGCACACTGGAACCGAACCCCAACCACTTTTGCGATTGGGCGGCGGACTACTTTACCTCCAATCGAACGGGCTACATTCTGCTCACGCATACTAAGAGCATGCTTTCAGCGGCATTCTACGGCAAGGGCGTGAACGATGATGACGCGTTTATCAAGCAAGCCAATGAAGCGATCCGAGATTGCCTGTACGAGAATGGATTTGAGTTCGTATTCGAGTCTTTGATGGTGCCCAATTTAAGCCCGGTTCATTTCTCAAAAGTGGGCAATCGCCAGCTAAGCGGTATCATGGTGGATCTGGTTCGAAATGCGAAATGGAACTTATCACGGGAAGATCTCACTCCTTTCGACTTGGCGGCGAAGCTGAACGAAATCCCGCAATGCACGCAGAAGAATGCGTTCCCGATCAAAGCGTTCGCCGCGTTACAGGCAAATCCCGATAATTAG
- a CDS encoding LexA family protein, translating into MISPEIAVEFLTRYKALLSEFSENPASLEEWVDARDEMHAQLPTLNQAELAAFEDDEMVAAIIKAVRGQFCYLKTYRDHDAFLHMESGQCYAAQSLTTPLEEMLAYDSLVETCLIPFAGHMICDGLLRPTSVLLGKNYSKSFRADYQKAKKSGALIWSLDDAKQAPKAKKKPATSQQAILTDKHGQYLAFIYYYIKVQRKAPAEKDLQDYFEVTAPTVREMLQRLETGGYLKRTPGQARSIQLLVDREAIPDLD; encoded by the coding sequence ATGATCTCACCCGAGATTGCCGTAGAATTCCTGACCCGCTACAAAGCCCTCCTATCAGAATTTAGCGAGAACCCTGCCTCATTAGAGGAATGGGTCGACGCGCGAGATGAGATGCACGCCCAGTTGCCAACGCTCAATCAAGCGGAATTGGCGGCATTCGAAGACGACGAGATGGTGGCGGCTATCATAAAAGCCGTGCGGGGACAGTTTTGCTATTTGAAAACCTATCGCGACCATGACGCGTTTCTCCACATGGAATCAGGCCAATGCTATGCGGCTCAGTCCCTGACGACTCCTCTGGAGGAAATGCTGGCATACGACAGTCTGGTGGAGACGTGTTTGATCCCATTTGCCGGGCACATGATATGCGATGGCCTGCTCAGGCCAACCTCCGTGCTCCTCGGCAAAAACTACAGCAAATCATTCCGCGCCGATTATCAAAAAGCAAAAAAATCCGGCGCGCTCATCTGGAGCTTGGACGACGCCAAGCAAGCGCCGAAGGCGAAGAAGAAACCCGCTACATCGCAACAAGCTATTTTGACCGACAAGCACGGCCAATACCTCGCCTTCATTTATTATTACATAAAGGTCCAGCGCAAGGCTCCCGCCGAGAAAGACTTGCAGGACTATTTTGAAGTCACCGCGCCTACCGTCCGTGAAATGCTGCAACGGCTGGAAACCGGCGGATACCTCAAGCGCACACCGGGTCAAGCGCGCTCGATTCAACTACTGGTTGATCGAGAGGCGATCCCCGATCTCGACTAA
- a CDS encoding class I SAM-dependent methyltransferase, producing the protein MSTDYNQIAKQYVEAKQDPWRYMIEEPSFIGQIGDVTGLKVVDLACGSGHYTRKVMARGPASMLGVDISEEQIKLARAEEQRQPLGIDYQVADATAEGPQLDYDLAMSAYLLPYTRTIDELDAYCRGIARHVKPGGRFVTITTNNNIYHYPQDVYAEYGSKIELEDEAQIGAKIVFVFPSSDGEFRIENYYIPNEEYRAALERAGFKDVQLINPIIDESRLGEFAPGYWDTLLKHPLALVIDAVRA; encoded by the coding sequence ATGTCGACCGATTACAACCAGATCGCCAAGCAATACGTGGAAGCCAAGCAGGACCCGTGGCGCTACATGATCGAGGAGCCTTCCTTCATCGGGCAGATTGGCGATGTGACGGGCTTGAAGGTCGTCGACCTCGCATGCGGCTCCGGGCACTACACGCGCAAGGTCATGGCGAGAGGGCCGGCCTCAATGCTGGGCGTGGATATTTCTGAAGAGCAGATCAAGCTCGCGCGCGCCGAAGAGCAACGCCAGCCGCTCGGCATCGATTACCAGGTTGCGGACGCCACCGCGGAGGGCCCGCAGCTCGACTACGATCTCGCCATGAGCGCCTACCTCCTGCCCTACACGCGCACCATCGACGAGCTCGATGCCTACTGCCGCGGCATTGCGCGCCACGTGAAGCCCGGCGGCCGTTTCGTGACGATCACGACGAACAACAATATCTACCACTACCCGCAGGATGTTTATGCGGAATACGGCTCGAAAATCGAACTGGAGGACGAGGCGCAAATCGGCGCCAAGATCGTCTTTGTGTTTCCTTCGAGCGATGGCGAATTCCGCATCGAAAACTATTACATCCCCAACGAGGAATACCGCGCCGCCCTCGAACGCGCCGGCTTTAAAGACGTCCAACTGATCAACCCCATTATCGACGAATCGCGCCTCGGTGAGTTCGCGCCCGGCTATTGGGATACCTTGCTGAAGCATCCCCTCGCGCTGGTGATCGACGCAGTTAGAGCCTAA
- the smc gene encoding chromosome segregation protein SMC, with amino-acid sequence MFLKEIVINGFKSFADRTVVRLDPGVTCIVGPNGCGKSNIVDACRWVLGEQSAKALRGSKMHDVIFQGTDKRKPLPSCEVSLTFTDCESELGTNFNEVEITRKVDRDGGSDYFLNGKRCRLKDIHNLFMDTGVGRASYSFMMQGQIDQILSSNPQERRTIFEEAAGITKYKADRKEALNKLALVDQNLARVTDVIDEVSRKIGSLKRQASKALRYQRFKHRLTHLDLAYNAHFYAKRGAIIAELSEKASGLRVIVEQADEKLKMEEGSLERRRGERKELTTTLQEAQQTVFDLRSEKENAESQAEFATIRERDVAERIENLKEEVTGLERQIEELGAKAQTAAESKAEAQALVDSSDEIFRGKNQEFERILTELNGHERTLSQAKQQLLVREGAITRLRQQTTTLEVDLKSFQVKHAGLGDTLHELKDQKQVLEQRAEDIASAQARREQEAAEAAEGVEAARAETQRLREEFRNLQKDISDCDREVARGQAQLSTLEALQQRFEGFSAGAKAILQGQLGELAPKDKFRPLSAVVEADDAYTTALETLLSSSAESIYLDNYDLALPILRKLEDERVGRAVLQVGIRTDIYENESLPSWIIPAEKVIKPKKAEFKDLVHDFFQGCFFVDTLDDFLEYWKTNPGFNFLFVATKNNELVDHRGLVYGGYNKKGKDDSFLKREQNIRKFKAQIEIDNEKLTQLNERALQLNADMETAETTVEEKRARQNEIASELSSLKADARSVQANLQETSQNVTRQERQLADLEESRLTAEDRLNKAREEMAGAEQAIEEGKAEISQAEESIKRLMNERDAHKDGLAEVRLDLAEKKQRLELYEQGLRDAEAQRNEINTRILRRRQEIDNLTEQLASLKADIMENRERAAELDKTLESTSTNLNGLRQKSGELERQIAELENHLGQARSQQREQETQLNQYDVKLAEERSQSSFLSDKIMAEYDREIDDIDWKQELWKADEEFETKVQLDELDEDDDGELRPKVKNDRGDPTEEDLAAMDETDWPELDKEIKYLRSRINSLGAVNLVAIEEYADERERYDFLKTQSDDLWNSKDELLKAIDEINETSQKLFQDTFEQIRKNFIFTFTKLFNGGQADLALVEAEDVLDSGIEITARPPGTKLRSLSLLSGGQRTMTAVGLLFAIYMVKPSPFAVLDELDAPLDDVNIGRFTSMVQEFVKYSQFLIVTHNKRTVSTANAIYGVTMQERGVTKLVSMRFNKKGGDLVTEDDDTPIELESAGVVG; translated from the coding sequence ATGTTCCTCAAAGAAATCGTCATCAATGGATTTAAGAGCTTCGCTGACCGGACCGTCGTCCGGCTCGATCCAGGCGTGACGTGTATTGTAGGCCCCAATGGCTGCGGCAAAAGCAACATCGTCGATGCGTGCCGCTGGGTGCTGGGGGAACAAAGCGCCAAGGCCCTGCGCGGCTCGAAGATGCACGACGTCATCTTTCAGGGCACGGACAAGCGCAAGCCCCTGCCCTCCTGTGAAGTTTCGCTGACTTTTACCGACTGCGAGTCCGAGCTGGGCACGAATTTTAACGAGGTCGAAATCACCCGTAAGGTCGACCGTGATGGCGGCTCGGACTATTTTCTCAACGGCAAACGCTGCCGCCTGAAGGACATCCACAACCTGTTCATGGACACCGGCGTCGGCCGCGCGAGTTACTCCTTCATGATGCAGGGGCAAATCGACCAGATTCTGTCGTCCAACCCGCAGGAGCGCCGCACAATTTTCGAAGAAGCCGCCGGCATCACCAAATACAAAGCCGACCGTAAGGAAGCCCTCAACAAGCTGGCCCTCGTTGACCAGAATTTGGCCCGCGTCACCGACGTCATTGACGAGGTGAGCCGCAAGATCGGCTCACTGAAGCGCCAGGCGTCCAAGGCACTCCGCTACCAGCGCTTCAAGCACCGCCTGACCCACCTCGACCTCGCCTACAACGCCCACTTCTACGCTAAGCGCGGCGCGATTATTGCCGAGCTGTCGGAGAAAGCCAGCGGCCTCCGCGTGATCGTCGAGCAGGCCGATGAAAAGCTCAAGATGGAGGAAGGCTCACTGGAGCGCCGCCGCGGCGAACGCAAGGAGCTGACCACCACCCTGCAGGAGGCGCAACAGACCGTATTTGACCTCCGCAGCGAGAAGGAAAACGCCGAGTCCCAGGCCGAGTTTGCCACCATCCGCGAACGCGACGTCGCCGAACGCATCGAGAACCTGAAGGAGGAAGTCACCGGCCTCGAACGCCAGATCGAAGAGCTCGGTGCCAAGGCCCAAACCGCCGCCGAGAGCAAGGCCGAGGCCCAGGCATTGGTGGATTCCTCTGACGAAATTTTCCGCGGCAAAAACCAGGAATTCGAACGCATCCTGACGGAGCTCAACGGCCACGAGCGCACGCTCAGCCAGGCCAAGCAACAGCTGCTTGTCCGCGAAGGTGCCATCACCCGACTGCGCCAGCAGACGACCACGCTCGAAGTCGACCTCAAGAGTTTTCAGGTCAAGCACGCCGGCCTCGGCGACACCCTCCACGAGCTGAAGGACCAGAAGCAGGTGCTCGAACAGCGCGCGGAAGACATCGCCTCCGCCCAGGCCCGTCGCGAGCAGGAAGCAGCCGAAGCCGCAGAAGGCGTTGAGGCCGCCCGCGCCGAGACCCAGCGTCTGCGTGAGGAGTTCCGCAACCTGCAAAAAGACATTTCCGACTGCGACCGCGAGGTTGCCCGCGGCCAGGCCCAGCTCTCCACGCTGGAGGCGCTGCAACAGCGCTTCGAGGGCTTCTCCGCTGGTGCGAAAGCCATCCTGCAAGGCCAGCTCGGCGAGCTCGCGCCGAAGGATAAATTCCGCCCGCTGTCCGCCGTGGTGGAAGCCGATGACGCTTACACAACCGCGCTCGAAACGCTGCTCTCCAGCTCCGCCGAATCGATTTATTTAGACAACTACGACCTCGCCCTGCCGATCCTCCGCAAGCTCGAAGACGAACGCGTGGGCCGCGCGGTGTTACAGGTCGGCATCCGCACCGACATCTACGAAAACGAGTCGCTGCCCAGCTGGATCATTCCGGCAGAGAAAGTCATCAAGCCGAAGAAAGCGGAGTTTAAAGACCTCGTGCACGACTTTTTCCAGGGCTGTTTCTTCGTCGATACGCTCGACGATTTCCTCGAATACTGGAAGACCAACCCGGGCTTTAACTTCCTGTTTGTCGCGACGAAGAATAACGAACTCGTCGACCACCGAGGCCTCGTTTACGGCGGCTACAACAAGAAGGGCAAGGACGACAGTTTCCTCAAGCGCGAGCAGAATATCCGCAAGTTTAAGGCGCAGATCGAGATCGACAACGAGAAGCTCACGCAGCTCAACGAGCGCGCCCTGCAGCTCAATGCCGACATGGAAACGGCGGAGACCACCGTCGAAGAAAAGCGCGCGCGGCAGAACGAAATTGCCAGCGAACTCTCCAGCCTCAAGGCCGACGCCCGCTCCGTGCAGGCTAACCTGCAAGAGACTTCACAGAACGTCACCCGCCAGGAGCGCCAGCTCGCCGACCTCGAAGAAAGCCGCCTGACCGCTGAAGACCGCCTCAACAAAGCGCGCGAGGAAATGGCCGGTGCCGAGCAAGCCATTGAGGAAGGTAAGGCCGAGATTTCCCAGGCCGAGGAGTCCATCAAGCGCCTCATGAACGAGCGCGACGCCCACAAGGACGGCTTGGCCGAAGTCCGCCTCGACCTTGCCGAGAAGAAGCAGCGCCTCGAACTTTATGAGCAGGGCCTGCGCGATGCCGAGGCACAGCGCAACGAGATCAACACCCGCATCCTCCGCCGCCGGCAAGAGATCGACAACCTCACCGAGCAGCTCGCCTCGCTCAAGGCCGACATCATGGAAAACCGTGAGCGCGCCGCCGAGCTGGACAAAACGCTCGAATCGACCTCGACCAATTTAAACGGCCTGCGCCAGAAATCCGGTGAGCTGGAGCGCCAGATTGCCGAGCTGGAAAACCACTTGGGCCAGGCCCGCTCCCAGCAGCGCGAGCAGGAAACCCAGCTCAACCAATATGATGTGAAGCTCGCTGAAGAGCGTTCGCAGTCCAGCTTTTTGTCAGACAAGATCATGGCGGAATACGACCGCGAGATCGACGACATCGATTGGAAGCAGGAGCTCTGGAAGGCCGATGAGGAATTTGAGACCAAGGTCCAGCTCGACGAGCTCGATGAGGACGACGACGGCGAGCTGCGCCCCAAGGTGAAGAACGACCGCGGCGACCCGACCGAAGAAGACCTCGCCGCGATGGACGAGACCGACTGGCCCGAGCTCGACAAGGAGATTAAATACCTGCGCAGCCGTATCAACAGCCTCGGTGCCGTCAACCTCGTGGCCATCGAGGAATACGCCGACGAGCGCGAGCGCTACGACTTCCTCAAGACGCAAAGCGACGACCTCTGGAACTCCAAGGATGAGCTGCTGAAGGCCATCGACGAGATCAACGAAACCTCGCAAAAGCTCTTCCAGGACACCTTCGAGCAGATCCGCAAAAACTTCATTTTCACGTTCACGAAGCTCTTCAATGGCGGCCAGGCGGACCTCGCCCTCGTCGAGGCCGAGGACGTGCTCGACTCCGGCATCGAGATCACCGCGCGCCCTCCGGGCACCAAGCTGCGCAGCCTTTCGCTGCTCTCCGGTGGCCAGCGCACGATGACCGCCGTGGGCCTCCTGTTCGCGATCTACATGGTCAAGCCCAGCCCCTTCGCCGTGCTGGACGAGCTGGACGCGCCGCTGGACGACGTGAACATCGGCCGCTTCACCAGCATGGTGCAGGAGTTCGTGAAGTATTCGCAGTTCCTCATCGTCACGCACAACAAGCGCACCGTCTCCACAGCCAACGCGATCTACGGCGTCACGATGCAAGAGCGCGGCGTCACGAAGCTCGTCTCCATGCGCTTCAACAAGAAGGGCGGCGACCTCGTCACCGAAGACGACGACACCCCGATCGAGCTCGAGTCCGCCGGCGTGGTGGGCTAA
- a CDS encoding phytoene desaturase family protein, protein MNSELSGAHYDCLVIGAGMSGLAAAIRLAMFDKRVLIVERHNAPGGLNSFYSIAGRKYDVGLHAMTNYAPPGAKRLPLVKILRQLRLDRDQLDLSEQNGSRIVIPGYSLKFSNDFALFESEVAQIFPEQIDGFRRLVEHLKAFNETALDIEEQSAVAVLREFITDDSLVNMLMIPVCYYGSARENDLDFSQFVILFKALFLEGFARPFDGVRVIIRALLAKYRELGGERKMKCGVREIITENGHASRVILDDGSEITADKIISSIGYAETLRLCSDQPGDAGRDNTGALSFVETITVLKKQPHSLGWNDTIIFFNNSEHFDYRRPKDLVDARSGVICFPNNYRYSDDRQLEEGFLRVTALANYDRWVSLNDEEYVDAKDQWYETLQRRALDFLPMPRVRDKEHTTPPMVAHKAQARLVLNEYTVAKDMFTPLTITKFTGHLSGAVYGAPNKVKTGRTHLDNLFLCGTDQGFLGITGAMLSGISMANLHVLGAG, encoded by the coding sequence ATGAATAGTGAGCTAAGTGGCGCGCACTACGATTGCCTCGTGATCGGTGCCGGTATGTCCGGCCTCGCTGCCGCCATACGGCTCGCCATGTTCGACAAGCGCGTCCTCATCGTGGAGCGCCATAATGCGCCGGGCGGCCTGAACTCATTTTACAGCATTGCTGGGCGCAAGTATGACGTGGGCCTCCACGCCATGACCAACTACGCCCCACCCGGGGCCAAGCGCCTGCCGTTGGTCAAAATCCTCCGCCAGCTGCGCCTCGATCGCGACCAGCTGGACCTCTCCGAGCAAAACGGCAGCCGCATCGTCATCCCCGGCTACTCGCTAAAGTTCAGCAACGACTTTGCCCTGTTCGAGAGCGAAGTCGCCCAAATTTTCCCGGAGCAGATCGACGGATTCCGCCGCCTGGTCGAACACCTGAAGGCCTTTAATGAAACCGCGCTCGACATCGAGGAGCAGTCCGCCGTCGCCGTATTACGGGAGTTCATCACGGACGACTCATTGGTCAACATGCTGATGATCCCCGTCTGCTACTACGGCAGTGCGCGGGAGAACGACCTCGATTTCTCGCAGTTCGTCATTCTGTTCAAGGCACTGTTCCTGGAGGGCTTTGCCCGACCGTTCGACGGCGTTCGCGTCATCATCCGCGCCCTCCTGGCCAAATACCGCGAGCTCGGCGGCGAACGCAAAATGAAGTGCGGCGTCCGCGAGATCATTACCGAAAACGGCCACGCCAGCCGCGTCATCCTCGACGACGGATCAGAGATCACCGCCGATAAAATCATCTCCTCCATCGGCTACGCCGAGACACTGCGCCTGTGCAGCGACCAGCCTGGCGACGCCGGGCGCGACAACACCGGTGCCCTCTCGTTCGTGGAGACGATTACCGTGCTCAAAAAGCAGCCGCACTCCCTCGGTTGGAACGACACCATCATCTTTTTCAACAACAGCGAGCACTTCGACTACCGCCGCCCCAAGGACCTCGTCGACGCCCGGAGCGGGGTCATTTGCTTCCCGAACAACTACCGCTACAGCGATGACCGCCAGCTCGAAGAGGGCTTTCTACGCGTCACCGCCCTGGCCAATTACGACCGCTGGGTCAGCCTCAACGACGAGGAATACGTGGACGCCAAAGATCAGTGGTATGAAACGCTGCAACGCCGCGCACTCGACTTTTTGCCGATGCCCCGCGTCCGCGACAAAGAGCACACCACGCCCCCCATGGTCGCCCACAAGGCCCAGGCCCGCCTCGTGCTCAACGAATACACCGTCGCCAAAGACATGTTTACCCCGCTGACGATTACGAAGTTCACCGGTCACCTGAGCGGCGCGGTGTACGGTGCCCCCAACAAGGTAAAAACCGGCCGCACCCACCTGGACAACCTCTTCCTCTGCGGCACCGACCAAGGCTTCTTGGGCATCACCGGTGCCATGCTCAGCGGTATCAGCATGGCGAATTTGCACGTGCTGGGAGCGGGTTAA
- a CDS encoding acyl carrier protein: MTKDDVKQIVLDIIAEIAPDEDLSDIKPEVRLRDQLDLDSMDFLDIVMELRKQHGIEVPEDDYPELASLESCGNYLLPKFEAKASA; encoded by the coding sequence ATGACCAAAGACGACGTAAAGCAGATTGTGCTGGACATTATCGCCGAGATTGCGCCCGACGAGGACCTCAGCGACATCAAGCCCGAGGTACGCCTCCGCGACCAGCTCGATCTGGACTCCATGGATTTCCTCGATATCGTGATGGAGCTGCGCAAGCAGCATGGCATCGAAGTGCCGGAAGACGACTATCCCGAGCTGGCCTCGCTCGAGAGTTGCGGAAACTACCTTTTGCCCAAGTTTGAGGCCAAAGCCAGCGCCTAA
- a CDS encoding beta-ketoacyl-[acyl-carrier-protein] synthase family protein: MERDPTQRIVITGLGLTSPNGNSLSEYRANLLAGKARVQRIPMRYMGEVNAGVCDYDPQKYQKRKEVRNGTRAGSIAIYCSREAVADSGLDWDDVDKARVGVYIGTTEHGNVETENEVYNISQFDYDTKYWTHHHNPRTVANNPAGEVTMNMGIHGPHYTIGAACAAGNAGLIQGAQMLMLGEVDLALAGGVSESIHTFGIFAGFKSQGALGEHEDPNMASRPFDKSRNGIVVSEGGAVYVLERLSDAQARGANIICEIVGWHINSDATDAVLPNPERQAQCMRAAIKRAGITPQDIDIVSTHATATPLGDIQEIKAVREVFADCPTTYVNNTKSFIGHAMGAAGALELAGNLPSFNDNQVHPTINVTDLDPECAMDNLVLNEPKSVEKVDTILNNSFGMLGINSALIVKRFVD, from the coding sequence ATGGAACGCGACCCCACCCAGCGCATCGTCATCACCGGACTCGGCCTCACCTCGCCGAATGGCAACAGCCTGTCCGAATACCGCGCCAACCTGCTCGCCGGCAAGGCCCGTGTGCAGCGCATCCCTATGCGCTACATGGGCGAGGTTAACGCCGGCGTCTGCGACTACGACCCGCAGAAATACCAAAAGCGCAAGGAAGTCCGCAACGGCACTCGCGCCGGCTCCATCGCCATTTACTGTTCGCGCGAAGCGGTGGCAGACTCCGGCCTCGACTGGGACGACGTCGACAAGGCCCGCGTCGGCGTTTACATCGGCACCACTGAGCACGGTAACGTCGAGACCGAAAACGAGGTCTATAATATTTCGCAGTTCGACTACGACACCAAGTACTGGACGCATCACCACAACCCGCGCACCGTGGCCAACAACCCGGCGGGCGAGGTAACCATGAACATGGGCATCCACGGACCGCACTACACCATTGGCGCGGCTTGCGCGGCGGGCAACGCCGGCCTCATCCAGGGCGCGCAGATGCTCATGCTGGGCGAGGTCGACCTCGCACTGGCGGGCGGCGTCAGCGAGTCCATCCACACATTTGGCATTTTCGCAGGCTTCAAGAGCCAGGGCGCACTTGGCGAACACGAGGACCCCAACATGGCCTCCCGCCCGTTTGACAAATCCCGCAACGGTATCGTCGTCTCCGAAGGCGGCGCGGTGTATGTCCTTGAGCGCCTGAGTGATGCGCAAGCCCGCGGCGCGAATATCATTTGCGAAATCGTCGGCTGGCACATTAATTCCGATGCGACGGACGCCGTGTTGCCCAATCCCGAGCGTCAGGCCCAGTGCATGCGCGCCGCGATCAAACGCGCTGGCATCACCCCGCAGGACATCGATATCGTCAGCACGCACGCCACCGCCACACCGCTCGGCGACATCCAGGAGATCAAGGCCGTGCGCGAGGTATTTGCCGACTGCCCAACGACTTACGTAAACAACACGAAGAGCTTTATCGGGCACGCTATGGGTGCCGCCGGAGCGCTTGAACTGGCAGGCAATTTGCCCAGCTTCAACGACAACCAAGTCCATCCCACGATTAACGTAACCGATCTGGACCCGGAGTGTGCGATGGACAACCTCGTCCTCAACGAGCCAAAATCCGTTGAAAAGGTTGACACAATCCTGAACAACTCTTTCGGTATGCTCGGAATTAATTCTGCCTTGATTGTAAAGCGGTTCGTTGACTGA
- a CDS encoding DUF6625 family protein → MDDSRCATLTSTAPEPRVQPGEARVCFVIVFFGQWPRWIDYFLLSCQQNPQFHWRIFTDCPIDRELPANVIVSSIDQNEVERLIQERILPEFTLSSAYKLCDIKPAYGEIFAEHLRDYEFWGYTDLDIILGNLGDFFTPNILNRHDVLTACTHLVAGHCTILRNETRFNRLFRECTIYKQKFLLPDYRKFDEGDFSDHVKAEHARQNLRFYERDIIREDAMIWWSGRPRFLISWSQGRLVDVFSFKEIAYFHFIHSKRHEYFQFSPLPNEVRRLIIDRNGCFALRGVGAYVRFLKSFFVTLAFTLPWYVVSVLERVMPPSLHAKFKRMIGMKGMPKF, encoded by the coding sequence ATGGATGACTCCCGCTGCGCTACGTTGACCAGCACCGCACCTGAGCCGCGTGTTCAGCCCGGTGAGGCCCGGGTGTGCTTCGTGATCGTCTTCTTTGGCCAATGGCCGCGCTGGATTGACTATTTTCTGCTCTCCTGTCAGCAGAATCCGCAATTCCACTGGCGGATATTTACCGACTGCCCAATCGACCGGGAGTTGCCAGCGAATGTCATCGTAAGCAGCATTGATCAGAATGAAGTGGAGCGGTTGATCCAAGAGCGCATTCTGCCGGAATTTACGTTATCTTCGGCCTACAAGCTCTGCGATATCAAGCCGGCCTATGGCGAAATATTCGCCGAGCACCTGCGCGATTACGAGTTTTGGGGATACACGGATTTGGACATCATTCTGGGCAATCTCGGCGATTTCTTTACGCCGAATATCCTGAATCGCCACGACGTCCTGACCGCGTGCACCCATTTGGTGGCCGGGCACTGCACCATCCTGCGCAATGAAACGCGGTTCAACCGGCTCTTTCGCGAGTGCACAATTTACAAACAGAAATTCCTGCTCCCGGACTACCGGAAGTTTGACGAGGGAGACTTTTCCGACCACGTCAAAGCGGAGCACGCCAGGCAGAATCTGCGCTTCTATGAGCGGGACATTATCCGCGAAGATGCGATGATCTGGTGGTCCGGCAGGCCGCGTTTTCTCATCTCCTGGTCTCAGGGTCGTCTGGTGGATGTTTTCTCGTTCAAGGAAATTGCCTACTTCCACTTTATCCACAGCAAGCGGCATGAGTATTTTCAATTTTCCCCACTTCCAAACGAAGTCCGACGGCTAATTATTGATCGCAATGGTTGCTTTGCGCTGAGGGGTGTGGGCGCTTACGTCCGCTTTTTAAAGTCCTTTTTCGTGACGTTGGCCTTCACGCTCCCCTGGTATGTGGTCAGTGTGCTGGAGAGGGTGATGCCGCCGAGCCTGCATGCCAAATTTAAGCGAATGATCGGCATGAAGGGTATGCCCAAATTTTAG